From a region of the Nocardioides ginsengisegetis genome:
- a CDS encoding SigE family RNA polymerase sigma factor: protein MRRRDEAGDEAFTEFAAASRARLRRTAYLLCGDWDRASDHVQEGLVRVYVAWPRLVRNGGELAYARKAVVSAFLDSARRRSSTELPVAEHHEGATPDDVAGAVADRAALMAALARLPERQRACVVLRYFEDLDVHATAIALGCSEGTVKSQTSRALASLRSMFEAAARDELAVAGERSLPW, encoded by the coding sequence ATGAGGCGCAGGGACGAGGCCGGGGACGAGGCGTTCACGGAGTTCGCGGCCGCCTCGCGGGCCCGGCTGCGCCGGACGGCCTACCTGTTGTGCGGCGACTGGGACCGCGCGTCGGACCACGTCCAGGAGGGCCTGGTCCGCGTGTACGTCGCGTGGCCGCGGCTGGTGCGCAACGGCGGCGAGCTCGCCTACGCCCGCAAGGCCGTCGTCAGCGCCTTCCTGGACTCGGCCCGGCGCCGGTCCAGCACCGAGCTGCCGGTGGCCGAGCACCACGAGGGCGCGACGCCCGACGACGTGGCGGGCGCGGTCGCCGACCGGGCCGCCCTGATGGCCGCCCTGGCCCGGCTGCCCGAGCGGCAGCGGGCCTGCGTGGTGCTGCGCTACTTCGAGGACCTCGACGTGCACGCCACGGCGATCGCCCTCGGCTGCAGCGAGGGCACGGTCAAGAGCCAGACGTCCCGGGCGCTCGCCAGTCTCCGGTCCATGTTCGAGGCGGCGGCCCGCGACGAGCTCGCGGTCGCCGGAGAGAGGAGCCTGCCGTGGTGA